Proteins encoded by one window of Gordonia jinghuaiqii:
- a CDS encoding MCE family protein — protein sequence MIGKLVKIQLIVFVVVGLVALVYVGAKYARLDKLAGVGMYTVTAQLPDSGGIFTNAEVTYQGVPVGRVGSLTLTPEGVDVALDIDTGGPEIPASATAVVASRSAIGEQFVDLQPTSSEGPYLKGGDTITKYSLPEPLEDVVASAIDFTSSIPVDDLNTVITELGRAFNGQGENLTRLVDSLGKLSRAGVDNLSETVALIQSSNVVLDTQADQSDAILTWSRNLNLVTATLASADPDLRRLLTTGTLSATQISELIQKNGNDLSKVVGDLAEVARTIEPATYNTSTTFAMLSALSAGSHAPAPGDGQIHFGVVLETNNPAACTRGYESTDAVLAEARRKNPNFDVHYDDFAFNTEAKCTVPLGNPTGVRGAERAQYANPAYPQPWDNTPKKDPDRLNLNPLAQQLAALLGVRPK from the coding sequence ATGATCGGCAAGTTGGTCAAGATCCAGCTGATCGTGTTCGTCGTCGTCGGACTCGTCGCCCTGGTCTACGTCGGGGCGAAGTACGCGCGGCTGGACAAGCTGGCAGGTGTCGGCATGTACACGGTGACCGCGCAGCTCCCCGATTCCGGCGGCATCTTCACCAACGCCGAGGTCACCTATCAGGGTGTACCGGTGGGTCGGGTCGGGTCGCTGACGCTCACGCCCGAGGGCGTCGACGTGGCACTCGACATCGACACCGGCGGTCCGGAGATCCCGGCGTCGGCGACCGCGGTCGTCGCCTCACGGTCGGCGATCGGTGAGCAGTTCGTGGATCTGCAGCCGACGTCGTCGGAGGGGCCGTACCTCAAGGGCGGCGACACGATCACGAAGTACTCCCTGCCCGAACCCCTCGAAGACGTGGTCGCCTCGGCGATCGACTTCACCTCCTCGATCCCGGTGGACGACCTGAACACGGTCATCACCGAACTCGGCAGGGCATTCAACGGGCAGGGCGAGAACCTCACCCGCCTGGTGGACTCGCTCGGCAAGCTCTCGCGCGCCGGCGTCGACAATCTGAGCGAGACCGTTGCGCTCATCCAGAGCTCGAACGTCGTGCTCGACACGCAAGCCGATCAGTCCGACGCGATCCTCACCTGGTCGCGCAACCTGAATCTGGTGACCGCGACACTGGCCTCGGCCGACCCGGACCTGCGCCGGTTGCTGACGACGGGCACGTTGTCGGCGACGCAGATCTCCGAGCTGATCCAGAAGAACGGCAACGACCTCTCCAAGGTCGTCGGAGATCTCGCCGAGGTCGCCCGCACCATCGAACCGGCGACCTACAACACCTCGACGACGTTCGCGATGCTGTCGGCGCTGTCGGCGGGCAGCCACGCGCCTGCCCCGGGCGACGGTCAGATCCACTTCGGTGTGGTGCTCGAGACCAACAACCCGGCGGCATGTACCCGCGGTTACGAAAGCACCGACGCCGTGCTGGCCGAGGCCCGTCGCAAGAACCCGAACTTCGACGTGCACTACGACGACTTCGCGTTCAACACCGAGGCCAAGTGCACTGTGCCGCTGGGCAACCCGACGGGTGTCCGCGGTGCGGAGCGCGCGCAGTACGCCAATCCGGCATACCCGCAGCCCTGGGACAACACCCCCAAGAAAGACCCCGACAGGCTGAACCTCAACCCGCTCGCCCAGCAGCTCGCAGCGCTCCTCGGCGTGCGGCCCAAGTAG